Genomic DNA from Cytophagales bacterium:
ACTCTATTAATAACATTTGCCACCGGATGAATGAAATCAGGAGCGATTTCTGTTAATGGCGCTAAAGTGAACTTCCTGTTAATAATTTCGGGATGGGGAATCTTCAGATCCTGGGTATTAATTACCAGATTATCGTAGTAGAGCATATCAATATCAATTATCCTTTCTGCCCATTTTTTACGTTTTTTCCTGCCAAGACCCTCTTCTATTTTTTTTATTTTTTGCAACACTTCATCGGGGCTAAAACCGGTTAATGCTTTTATTACCTGGTTTAAGAACAAGGGCTGGTCGCTGACTCCCCATGGCTCGGTTTCATATATTTTAGACCTTATAACTATTTTCCCGATGGAGTTGTTTATCAGTGAGA
This window encodes:
- the folK gene encoding 2-amino-4-hydroxy-6-hydroxymethyldihydropteridine diphosphokinase, with the translated sequence MTELYLLSGSNLGDREKNLKNALSLINNSIGKIVIRSKIYETEPWGVSDQPLFLNQVIKALTGFSPDEVLQKIKKIEEGLGRKKRKKWAERIIDIDMLYYDNLVINTQDLKIPHPEIINRKFTLAPLTEIAPDFIHPVANVINRVLYEKCEDTRRVYVHGA